cacacacgcaaaaaaaaaaaaaaaaaattgccaaaaccaagaaaaacccCGGAGAGTGTGTGCAaagagggaggggggggaggaagaaaagacattCACTGAGTGGGAGAGATTAACGTGAAGTGTCCCCCCCCTAAACTCCTGGGAGAGAAAGAGATCCactctccctctcttctcttttcactgaaatataACACACATTCGGATCCCAGGGCTCTCAGACAGTCTCAACTGATAGACAGACACATcgagctgcttttcctgcttcagtttgttactcctcctcctcttgcccACGTCACCCTGACAATTACAAATAGGTCTCACACAAACCCATACCTGTCAatctttttaattgctttgttttcattttttttttaccccccccccccccttcccggAGCTAAAcaatatgacaaaaaaaaaaaaaaaggaagaagaagtcTTAATACAGCGCGGCATAAAAGATTCCTCATGTGAGACACGCGTTGAGGGGGTTGTTATTATAATCCACTTGCTAAAGTGCTGTGCAAGACGCATGTGCTGATTTAACTTCAGCAGAGGTCTTGTTCcagcaaacttaaaaaaaaaaaaaagggggggggggggggaaaggcagGAGATGATACCTCGCCGTGGCACACGTCTAACCGGCATTGAATTAAAAATGATTTGTGGGAGATTACAGTTCATCCCTACTTCAAAATACCAACAGATTGCAGAGCAAGAACTGCAGCATATGAAACATGCTGCTAATAGATTTTGCACAGTATGTGTCTGGGGATTTATATAATGTTAACTGCAAGAACAGAAGggttcttccctttcttttttttcagtcaagaaagcaaataaaaactaCCCAGCTGATTCCTAAAGGAAAACACTCGGAACTGCAATTTTGCTCTCTTTCGGGCAGaaggggatttattttttttttcttttaattattaatacCGCGCAATTAAGCAACGAGCTGTTTATACCGGTAGGGTGCTAGGATGGAGTTAATTCTAGGAATTACACGTGAGCCCCGCCGACATGGGCGCAACGTCTCTATCACATTACCCCCCTCCCTCCACGCACTCCTACCAGTTGGGATTGGCGGCTCTATCGCAACATCTACTTGGGTCCCTTGACCCAGTTTATTTCCTGCGCAGCTTCCCTCTCCCAAACGTACTCTACAGCAAAGTgattttttaagaattaaaaaaaataaaaaaggttttcCAGACAGgaacggcggggggggggggggggagggggggaaaccccGCGACCCAAACAACCTGACAgccgccccttcccctccctcgcAGGAGGGCGACGGgcggggtgccccccccgccaAGGGTAGCCCGCGGGGCTCTGCCGGCGGCGGGACGAGCGTcgcctttttaaaaaaaaaaaaaaaatctccccccCTCACGCGCGCCGCGCGAGGAAGCCCGCGCCTGCAGCCGCCCCCAACGGCCGCAACCGCCGCCGcaaccgccgccgccgcgcgcgccccggcccccgccccgcgcgcggcggcagcggcggcggctaACGGCTCGGGGTTGATTCGTACCACCTTGCGAGGAAGTGAACGTTTCGCACGGAAGGGGCGGAGCCTCCGCCCGCAGGCAGCGGCTCCTCGGCGGCGGCTAATAACAACATTAGAAGATTAGCTGCAACTTCTCTCCACTTCTCTAACCTTATCGATCTGATCGTTTAGCGTGCtttcttcctacttttttttttctttttttggtagaaaGATAACCTCTTTTTGTAAACTAAAGAACGGGCCGacgggggtggtggggggggggtaggGCGGGAGGGATCCGAGGCGcgtttctctctctgtctcctgttttttaaatcccttAGTCAGAGGCAGCGTGCAAATTAAAAGCAACCTTTAGGAGCAAATCCAGCCTTCCGTACATCTGCCTCACTGACAGAGCGCGGCCCCGCtcgccggcggcgggcaggggcaggcgatgcccgtgtgtgtgtgtgtgctgcgGCGGGTCAGGCGCAGCCgctggcagcggcggcgggcTTGCGGGACGGACGGCCCCGGCAGCGGGCCCGCCTTGCTCCTCGGTAACGCCAGCGGCGGCAGAAGACGACCGGCTGCAGGGGAGCGTCTGGCCGCGGCTCCTCGGGCGGCGTTTCCGTGTGGCGGAGGGGCCGGCTGGGTGGGGAGGACGGAGGCAGGCTGCAGCTTGCCGCACGGGGCTTTATTTAGGCGCACCAACAGCGGCGTGCGGAGCTCACCGGCTCGGTGGCGGGTGCCGAGAGCTGCCTGGGGAATCCCGAGCCGGAGCTTCTCCGCGGGCAGGGCATGAGTTTTAGCGCAAAAAGCGGCGCTTTGCTGAGCTGCCGGCCACCCGGGTgccggtggtggtggtggcggcagCCGTCCTGCGCCGCGGCGGGTCCCGCCTGGTCCTACTTCGGTGGCAGCCGGCCGCGGCCCATCCTGGACATGTCCTACTCCCGTCACTTTCTGGATTTCCAGGGCTCGTCCATCCCCAGCTCCATGAAGAAGCTGGTGGTGACTAAGCTGAGCCAAAACTTCAGGGAAGCGGTGACCCTGCGGCAGGACTCGCCCGTGCCACTCCCGGGAGACGGAGACCTCCTTGTCAGGAACAggtgagcccggccccccgcgccccgccggccccctcCGACTTGTGGCACCTTGTGGCCTGCTCCCTCCCACACGCTCCCTCGCCTTGGAGACCGGCTCCGCGGTTGTACCAGCCGCCATCTGGCGactgttaatttaattttattgttgttgttgttgttgttttgaacGGCTGGTGCGACACAGTCCGGTCGCCCCATCCACCTGTGTGGGGGTGAGGCTTCCCCCGCCTCCTCTTTCTCtggcgggggggtgtgtgtgtgtgtgtacgcGCCGCTCCCGGCGTACGCCTGCCcggaggaagagaagcagctcaTGGCCGCTGTGCCAAGGCGGGGGAGAGGCAAGTCTTGCGTGGAGGGAGCGAGAGGCCGGGACGCGCTTGCGAGTCCCTCCCGCCTGCCTGCCCAGGCTCGTCACACGCGTGTAGTCCCCGGGGCGCCGGTGCGTCCCCGTCGAACCCACTCGAGTCCCTCGGGCCCGCGGCCGCCTACCCCCGAGAGCCGCTCCCCTCGCTGCGACCCCGCTGCCCCGCATGCCTGTCCCCttgcccccgccccggcctggccggcccgcccgccgcgaCGCCCCGGCCAGCCGTGACTCACCGGCGGGCAGAgggccggggcccgccgccgcggcaccACCCCCGCCGCTGCGCGCCAAGAgcgggcggaggggagggggcagggcagcggcccggcccggcccggcccggcagaGCCGCGGCCTCCCTCGGCAGGACGGGAGGCCGCAGTTTGTTGGCGGCTTTTAGAGCGGAGCCGGGTCGGGCGGAGAGCGAGGAGGTGACATTTGCTTAACATAATACGCCGTAAATCCTGCGCCAGCGCTAGGACTGCGCGTCCGGCGCGCTGACCAGCTCGCCGTGAAATGAAGACTGAGGACAAAACatgccttcctcccccccccgctgTCTCCATATCCATAAACCTGTTTGTTCTCGGTGGCTCCCGCCTAGACGTTGTCGTTCCTTAAGCTAAAAGTAAGCCTTTTAAACTTCAGAGGTTTCTCTGCCCACGAGGGGAAGCTGAAACTCTGGGAACTTCGGAGCAGACTGCGTGGCTGGCACAGAAGAGAGCAGCACTCTCAGGGTCTTGTCAAGCAAGGAATTCGTAGTAACACGTAGTTTGCCATGCTCTCCATTGGAGCTTAAAGATGTTGAGAAGCACTAAGTTGGCTTGAGAACAATGCTGGAAGTTCTATTAAGGCAGTGTGTGACTATGTGTGTACGTGTAATTTCTAGCATGTGTCCATATGTAACACATAAATACAGAGTAAAGAAGGGCTAAGGAGAAAGAACAGGGGCTCCTCCAGGAGCTGACGAGAAAGCTTCTGTGGCACTTTAATCCGATGCTGACATCCCCCACTAGGATTTCTGAGACCAAAATTCCCTCCAAACCTCAAAGTCTAAAACATTGTGTTGCTGCAATCACTAATGATCATGAAACAGTAATGGCATGAAACAGCCATCAGGCTGGAGTTAAATAccttttcctggaaaaagtCGAAAGACTTGAGATACAAGTAGCAAGTCTCTACTCGGGTAATGCAAGGCAGAGCAACGTCCTTGTTTCtcaaatccccccccccccccccgacttgGAGTCTttctcacccccaccccccaccccccttcctctgaatttttaaaatctattcatTTTTTCTATGACTTGCAGTGTaactcttcctttctccctctgccccctcccttGGCTGGGTGGGCTCCCTGGGTGCCAGGGGGACGTGCACACCTCATGGTAAAAGGGCTGCGGCGCAGAGGTTGCACCAGACTAAAGGCAGGAGCTGGTCCACAGACTCAGGCAGGCAATTACTGGGTTTTAACACATCAGCCTATTACACACATGTTTCTGTACAGACACGCACGCACgagtggggatggaggggagggagaggtgagTGATGAAGTCTAGATTTAGAGTTTATACCTTTTGTATTATTTGGGGTTCTGTGGCATTTCCTctccattattattttctggGGAATATCACAGAAGACACGGGATCACGTTACTGAAAAACATTCTCTATATACGAGCTGCAGCAGGAAGCGAGTTCTGAATGTTTCCCCCTCACTTGTCACTCTGGGGAAGCATTTTCCCATCCCAAAAGGATGAGTCCCTGGCtttatttagtttttttaaaaaaacaagcccTAGATAACGACTGTACATCTTCTAATAGGTAGAAACAtacaattaaaaacaataaaggaCTTGAGTTCCAAGAGTGCATTTGCAGATTTGTTCATTTTAGTCCCAGTCACGCCCATGAATAGTATTAATTGCTTTGAGCTTTTTATGCAAAACAATCCTCATCCACCACaataaaatctggttttggatttaggGGAATGGGAAATTAAAATGTGCTGAGTTCCTGTATGgatagatattttaaaataagatgcaGTTAGGGGGaactttcttcccctctttcttctcctttagaGAACTAAGCCAGCAACccttatttctacttttttataaagaaaaaaaataatccatccttTATTCAGAAATTCTTCAAACCTAGAAATagatttaaagcaatttttttttactcaattCTGTgtaggagaggaagaggaggaggggaaaaaatgaataaaaaatccTTAATGAAGCCATTTCAGCTTTGTACGTCCCTTTGTCCTGttttcggggcggggggggggtgggggcaatGTTCCTCCGTTTTACTGCAGGAGAAGGACCCAGAGGCTATGAAGATTTGGTCCGTCTTAAAGTTGCTGGTGGATTTTCGAGATTTTCTTGAGGAAGTGACACATTTCGTTTCCAAAATACCTGTAATGATTTACTCTTGGGCTGGAAGATGGGAAAAAAGTTCATAGAAAAGGGAGTAAGAGGGGGCTGAGAAAGTTTTTGAACCAAGGGACTAATGGATCACAGTGGGAAAAGCGGAGGACTATTCCTGCTGAGTGTTTGGtctaaataatgtttttcttgcatAGTACTGGTTCGGATGACtttgttttgtctgtgtttCAGGCTGTGGTGCTGGTTTTCAGCGTCTCGGGCTTTGTTGTGGTACGAAAGGCAGCTTTTCCTCCCCTCGGCGGTGTCCTCCTGTTTTCTATAATAAACAATACGAGGGGGCTCAACACTGTGGAGTATAAATAAAACGGGTGACTCAATGTGCGTAATTATTTTGGGAAAAGCCAATctctagcatttttttttttcccctcaggttTACATCTTGAAACGTTGAAGGAGCAAGCCTCAATTAGAAACTGCtaaattaaataatacattttaaggAAGGAATTAAACCAGGAGACTATAAAAGACctggaaggggggggggggtgtcttaaaacccaccagcaccccaagTAATTGTTACTTCTGTGGTCTCCTTTTCTCAGTCTCAGAAGTTTAGTAAACTGATCTCCAACTTGTAAATCGTACTTATTCCTACCTTTACAAGCAAAATAATCTAAGAAACTGCGGGTGCATCCTACCACTTCCCCCCTGTCAGCTGGCGTGACAAGGCAAACGGGACAATACGTTTGAATCCAGACGCTGCGTACCGTCGTTTGAATGTGCGAGGGATCCAAGAGTCTaaacagcctttaaaaaaaaaaaagaaagaaagaaagaaaaaaaagcccatacGATGCGAACAGGAGTTTTGAGTTTGCACACAATAAAaagggagtttaaaaaaaattggggggggggggtgcgggctGGACGGCAGGCTGCATTGATTAATAATGATGAGCCCAGGAGCCCAGGGAGAGCCATTTCCCGCGGCCCAGCAGCCCCGCAGACGGGGAGGGAGCGGCTGCGTGTGCACGCGTGTCCGTGTCTCCGGCTGCGGGGGTGCGTgtgcggggggcggcggggaccaGCCCCCGCGCAGCCGGGCAGCGCACACGGCTTTGtccgccccagccccccgcgggagcgggagcgggcagcggcgggcagggctgcccggcccgccggccccTCTCCCGCAGGCAGCAGCGCCCGTtcgcgggcagggccgggccgggccgggcccgccgtgcccccgccgccccgcgtcccctgcccgccgcccggccgccccagccccgcgggaAGCTCCGCACCTCGCCGGGGGCGGCTGGGCTGCGCCGCTCCGGTCGGCGCGGCCCCTGCAGCCGCACGCACAAGttgcggtgcggtgcggtgcggcccgggcgggggcggggggggattTGCATCCTCTCCGGCGCCAGAACAAAAGCAGCGGTGCGTGCGCTGGAGTCCTGCTGGGCAGGCGCCCGGCCCCCGGCACGGCTCGCCCCTTCCCCGCACGCAAAGTTTTTGCCCTCAGAGGGTTATTTGCCCGCCTTTGTGCTCTCCCCGCTGCAGCGCAGCGCTGAGGAGAAGGGGACGCTCCTAGAGGGGGGGAGACGGGGGCCTGTcgctgctgcccctgccctgcctgccctcccgcGGGCCGCGCTGCCCCACCGAGGGCACGGCTGCTCCGCGGCGTGCGAAGGCGGGCGAGCGCCGGCAGCCCGGGCAGGGAGGCGcagcccggcggggagcggggaccTGCCCTCGGgtcggggccgggggctggggcgggggcagagTGAGCGCCTGGGGGCTGGCCTGACAGCTGCCGGGAGCCCCCACTTGGGCGAAGGgatgggagcggggagggggcgagcACCGCTTCCCGCCGGCCTCTCGCCCTCCGCGCCCCTCCGCAGAAGTTGGGGTGTAAAAGCGGGAGGAGGCTGGTGCAGCGCCGGCACGTCTCGCCTCGGTGCTCCGAGCCCTTCTCCCTGGCGCCCGGGGGCACGGTCTGCCTCGGAAGCTGCTGCTCCGTTACCTTTTTTTATACGTCTTTTAGCAGTCCGGTATGGGAGTTACCTTAAAGCAGGGCAgtaggggatttttttgtacCTCCGAACAAGACGCGGGCGTTTTTTGTTGCGGCTGAGCAGTGAATTAAAGgcagaattaaaaagagcaaCAGTCACTTTCACCCATTTTATGCATGGATATGTTTATACGTTCGTGTCTTTTTATATGTAGCGCATTACGTTGGTGAAAGTTTGAGGCTCCCCACGCTataaagaatgaagaaaatcaaaacGAGCAAAGCGGTTTTAGTTGTCCTTGGTCTGTGTGCAAGCGATTTAAAACTACACACACATATGATTTGAGCCCATTGCTAACTGCAGCAATTAAAAGTGCACTGTTTGCAtacttctgcagcttttgcGTGGTATCGGGTACACCTTTCAGGTTGTCACTTCCACATGTAGTGAAAGTCCTGGTGTTTTCtcttgtgtgtgtttcttttttacattttccagcTAACAGAATCTTCCCCGgcctctcttccctttcctgtgtAGAAATATTAttatggctttaaaaaaacaaaaagaagtgttAACTAAAACATTCTTTGTGTTTAAGCTAGACCATAGCTTTCTTTTAGGCGTTATCTCCTGGTGCTTAATCAAGTTGTGAGaatgtctctctcttttcctaaaaacaaaaattaccaTCCATTTTCACCTGTTAGAGGTCAGTAGGACTTGATACTCAGTCTTATAATTTTAGTCCTTCTGTGCAAGGTTGTTTTGATGTGTTGCAAGTAatttatataaagaaaaatattttaacgtCGACATTAGCTACATCAAAAGGCAAATTTGCTGTAGTGACTCCATCAATTAAAAAGTACTTGCCTACAGTAACATGACCTTGCAAATGACATCGATAGTTAATATGATCGTTAGTCATTAACAGTATTATTATattcaaaaatgtaaatttgttGCCAGAATCCACATATTTACCGCTTTGCAGGTTttattcttcagtgttttcacaTCTCGCATAAAGTGGTCAATTAATTTTCATCCTTTAATCTtgtacagaattatttttagtttgcttAGTTTGGTCAAATGGACCTGAGGAAAATATaagttggtttttggtttggttttttttttcatttggtttgtttttttcttttagcaaatTTATCTTTAATTCTATAGTAACTGAATGTAAACTACAGAAGTCTGATGGAAGTAGTCTCTGGAGTGTAGTCATTATTCAAATACACCAATAATCAGAAAAAAGTCTCATAGTTATCCCACGAATTTAAATTGAAGGTTTCTCATACGGCAAAGACTTGGTAAGGAATAAAGGTAAGGAATAAATCTCGTTAATAcgtttttgttttcttctagatTTGTCGGCATTAATGCATCTGACATAAACTACTCAGCTGGTCGATATGACGCATCAGTTAAACCCCCATTCGATATAGGGTTTGAAGGTGTCGGTGATGTGGTAGCGTTAGGACTCAGTGCTAGCGCTGATTATACAGTGGGTCAAGCTGTGGCCTACGTGAAAGCAGGTTCCTTTGCTGAATACACGGTTGTGCCTGCCAAAGCAGCAGTTCCTCTACCCTCCGTGAAACCCGAGTTTCTTACTTTAATGGTAAGTGGCGCTACCGCATACATCAGTTTGAAAGAGCTGGGAGAGCTGTCGGAAGGCAAGAAGGTTCTGGTGACAGCAGCGGCTGGAGGAACGGGCCAGTTCGCTGTGCAGCTTGCAAAGAAGGCAAAATGCCATGTAATTGGAACCTGCTCCAGTGATGAAAAGGGTGGTTTTCTGAAATCCATTGGCTGTGACCGTACGATCAactataaaactgaaaatgttgaaTCTGTTCTTAGGAAGGACTACCCCGAAGGTGTGGATGTAGTGTATGAATCTGTTGGGGGAAAGATGTTTGACTTGGCTCTTAACTCCTTGGCTACCAAAGGGCGCCTGATAGTTATTGGGTTTATTGCTGGCTACCAAAACCCTACTGGCCTCCAGCCCATTAAAGCGGAGTTGCTGCCAGCAAAACTATTGAAGAAGTCTGCCAGCATCCGGGGTTTCTTCTTGAACCATTACCTTTCCGAATACAAAATGGCTCTGAAGCACTTGCTCGAGATGTATGAAAGAGGAGACCTGGTTTGTGAGGTGGACTTTGGAGACGCGTCTCCGGAGGGCAAGTTCACTGGCTTGGAGTCTGTGTTCCGTGCTGTAGATTACATGTACATGGGAAAAAACATTGGAAAAATTGTAGTTGAATTACCTCACTCTGTCAACAGTAAGCTGTAAAAACAGAACAATGACATAaatcagaagagagaaaatgggcaCTTTATGCCTCAGAATTACtagaaacaatttctttttttaagcttagtAATGgatattatattaaaaaacagcATTAAGGTGTTAATAAAaagttttgtgttctttttgcttttcttaaaagtgCTTAAATCGGTGGCTGTAGCACGGACTTAATGGGCCTGCGTTTGATTCCGTCGCTTCGGCTAGCATGAGACAAGAACATTGTTCTTGACAGAGTAAGTCTTGATGCAGAGGCAGATGTAGTCTGTCAGACTGGTTTCATAATACTTTATATATAGttcagctcaggaaaaaaaaaaaaaatcttacagcaATTTTGATTccctgatttaaaaataaaattgttagAAGAAGACTAAGTGAAGAGTCGTATCTCATGGTTGCTCTATTAATCTCTTGaagtttctggaaaaaattatGCTCTTCATTTTTGTCACAAACACGATAATCATAATTCAGTTGCATCATGGATCATAGTAATATTCCTTGACTGGTTACACAGGGAACATTTATCCTCCGATTCTGACATGTCAGTAATATTAAGAAAAGcaacttgactttttttttttaattatgtcttTTGTAACTATAAACAACtgtgcagttttcttttaaatctttaacTACAAGTTGCAACATAATCtcattttcttgccttttcatTTGCTACTGTTACTGTTTACTGTCTGGTCTCCCCTTTACTATTACAAGATTATTGGAGTGGAGTTTTGAGCCATGATCACGTGAGTTCAGGTCCTGTATATTTTGTGAAGttttaataaagtttaaaaagctatttaaatatttgtggcTTTTATTCATATTGATACAGTTCTTGCTGACTAGCTCCTTTGTAGATAATCTCTGTGTGGCAGAGTTCTTTGACCGATGATTCTTGTTGTGACTTCCCATAATCAGGCTGCTGCTTCTACTTTTACCGAATATTGCTTCTGCAGAAGCCCTTTTACAAACAGCAAGATCATTTTAAATCTACAGTCAGACTACCTCGTACGTACTGATGCTAAGCCATAGATTATCAAGTAGGTGCAGTTAAAAGGTTTTGTaaagttttgaaaattcttCCTCGCTTAATAGATACTATTAACGGTACATACAGTGGGAATTCCCGCTAGATGTGTAATATTTTCCAGaacaataaaatactttaaactaTGCTTGCTCTACATCTTTTTTCCGTAGCAAGTGTTTAAGATCTTAAAGGCTGATTTTGCCACATCTTTTGAAATTATATAAATTTGTATGCAGTTGGAGAAATGGAAATTTCCTATGATCGTACACCTAATAATAAATGTAATGATAGACTGATAAAGTCTACGGgttgaaggaaaaaattcagGGCAAACGTAATTTTGGGGCATTATTCAGGACTGACTGTACAcgacatttttaaaagtaacatgTAGGAAAACCTTATCTTTTACTCAGTAGTGCAGGCAGTGGAAAAAGTATTTGTAACTTTGATTTAGCACATTATTATTGCAATTTTTTAGTGCATATGTCATTAGTATCCTAAAGAATTGTGTGCAACAAAGAACTGTCCCTTTTTTGGGCTATATCTGACTACTGGGTTTAGTCCCACTTTGGAGGATTTTGGGGAAAGGCAGAATGGCTTGAGTCTCTGCTACCATTTCTCTTTTACTCAAGCTGAGCATCAAACCactatgatttttgttttcaccaAGATCTGCTGTTAGAAACAtacttcctcttctccctctaaTATTACAAATACTGtggtgttttgtgtgttttgcatGACTGGAAAGGTATATCAGCCTTCCAACTGGATGCTAGAAAGATGCAAACATGGTACCATACAAGATCAGAGCATACAAAGTTCTCACTATTTTATTCCTAGGCACGTGGTTTCTTTTCTCGTTCAGAGAAAAGTCAGTGCCCTTGGTCAATaaatgcatcttaaaaaaagGGGTCTGTTTGGGATGTACTAGgccaaaataaaaagtagaaaaaatagtTGGTTACATTTGTGATACACACAGAAGGGTTGCATGGGTaacaatttttcaaattaagttCCTACAGTCAAATGCCAAAACCCATCCAAGTGGCCCAATTTTCAGAGGTGTTGGTCACTGCCAGTCCAATACATTTGGGTGTTTCTGAGGTAGTGTTTTTGTCATAAAAGTTTCTTCTTGTAACAGGATTCTGTTTGGGCATACAGCGttccactttctttttaatatgttaGTTCATATGTAACGTTGAGTAATGCAACTGCCCCGGGCTCTTACACTGGTCAAAATAAGGGAAGAGAGGAACCTTTGGAAGGTTCACATATATCTATATTCAGATATGacattttgctggttttaattttggctTCAGGCTTATTATTTAGCACTTTCATACTGATTACAGCATTAATAAAAAGTTTAGATTTGTTATATGCAGAACTTGTATGGCCAGTGTACTAATTTTGTAGCCCTTTTGGTGTTTGGGTTGCACTATGGCCATTGGGCTTGTCCTTTTCATCAAATGCCTATGTTAAGCTAAAGGGGTAACTCAGGGTCTACGTGATTGCTCTTCCATGAACGAATCCAGAATGAAGAAgtgatttctgtttttaaagatacaaCCTCTATCATTTAGATTGCTGACAGAGAGCATTATTGACGGGGAGAGGGTGAAAAGTATAAGCTTTTCAGATCAGGCAGATAAGGCTTTTCTTGCCGAGATTCATACTAATTTTTAGTTTGCAGGCCGGGGAAAGCCAACTTCTCgttatttaaaagtatattcTGCAAACTTACGGTTATGGGAGCAGGGTTGACTTTGAATAAGTAAGCTGTGATGGctttaaataatgtttaaatattAGATGGATAGGAAAATGTATATGGCATGCACACACTGAGAGGTTTAAATGATGATAGGACATTGAAcatacaaggaaaagaaatactgtagAGTCACAGCAAGGGATTAATAACAATACACTTAATATGCTTGCAAAAAAGGTGTATTAAAAGCTGTGTGCACAGTGGGGActtaaatgattaaaaataataatacatttgCCTGGGAAGTACTAAGTATACTATATGTAGAGAGCAGGGatttaaataataatactaTTAATAATAGCAGCTCATTGAGATGTGGTTGCTAGCACTACATCCTAAT
This sequence is a window from Pelecanus crispus isolate bPelCri1 chromosome 2, bPelCri1.pri, whole genome shotgun sequence. Protein-coding genes within it:
- the PTGR3 gene encoding prostaglandin reductase 3 isoform X1 → MSFSAKSGALLSCRPPGCRWWWWRQPSCAAAGPAWSYFGGSRPRPILDMSYSRHFLDFQGSSIPSSMKKLVVTKLSQNFREAVTLRQDSPVPLPGDGDLLVRNRFVGINASDINYSAGRYDASVKPPFDIGFEGVGDVVALGLSASADYTVGQAVAYVKAGSFAEYTVVPAKAAVPLPSVKPEFLTLMVSGATAYISLKELGELSEGKKVLVTAAAGGTGQFAVQLAKKAKCHVIGTCSSDEKGGFLKSIGCDRTINYKTENVESVLRKDYPEGVDVVYESVGGKMFDLALNSLATKGRLIVIGFIAGYQNPTGLQPIKAELLPAKLLKKSASIRGFFLNHYLSEYKMALKHLLEMYERGDLVCEVDFGDASPEGKFTGLESVFRAVDYMYMGKNIGKIVVELPHSVNSKL
- the PTGR3 gene encoding prostaglandin reductase 3 isoform X2 — translated: MKKLVVTKLSQNFREAVTLRQDSPVPLPGDGDLLVRNRFVGINASDINYSAGRYDASVKPPFDIGFEGVGDVVALGLSASADYTVGQAVAYVKAGSFAEYTVVPAKAAVPLPSVKPEFLTLMVSGATAYISLKELGELSEGKKVLVTAAAGGTGQFAVQLAKKAKCHVIGTCSSDEKGGFLKSIGCDRTINYKTENVESVLRKDYPEGVDVVYESVGGKMFDLALNSLATKGRLIVIGFIAGYQNPTGLQPIKAELLPAKLLKKSASIRGFFLNHYLSEYKMALKHLLEMYERGDLVCEVDFGDASPEGKFTGLESVFRAVDYMYMGKNIGKIVVELPHSVNSKL